The window CCACGGAGAGTgaacaaaatcagaaaaatgaaactCTTTTATCCTACAGGTGTTTGAACGACAGTGTTGAACAATTCTCTGATGAGAAGGCACCTGTGGGAAACCTGAAGTCACCCATTGAGATGCTTCAGTATCAGGATGCTGCAACTAGCAGAGATACCTCGGTGATAGCTAGCCCTGATGGAGACCTACAAATCTCAGATGCTAGAAGCACAGGGATTGATTCTATGTGGCCACAGACAACATCCCTGTATGACAGTCCAGAGGTGAATATTCTTGAGAGTGAAGAAATCTTGAACGAGAGTGATTTTCAGAGGACGCTTAACATAGATGCGCCTTGGCATTGCATCAATGCCAGCGCATCACCTTTCAATCATGCCACGAACACGCCAAGAGAAAACACAGACTCTAGTGTGTGGGATGTCAATAATGCACTGTGGTCAACCTACGACCTAGAGACAAGTCTGATACAGCCTCCAAagtttgtaaacaataataacatGTACAGGCCTGATGCAGAGGCGGACCGGTTGCAGCAGCAGACGGGCTTCATTCCTGGAGGTGTGTACGGCAATATTAGTGTCAAAGCAAGTGCCCAGTTGAACGTTGAAGACAATCACGGAAGCCAGAGTGCCAGCCCCATCAGTAAAGAAATCTGGGAGTCCGGTTCCATGGATCAGCATTTCCCGACGTCAAACCGGAATTCATCGAGATTTGTGTTTGCTCAGGAACAAACCCAGCCGGAACTGGAAGAGGTGCAGTCGTTTGATTTTGGGCAGAGGACTACTTCCAGGTACCATTTTGCTCGAGGACGCACGCCTGGGGAAACTGACTGCTTGGAAAACAATAGTCGAGCCATGGAGGATGGTGGTATGGTCGAAGACGCCCTTGGGGATGTTTGTGTGCCATACGATGCCGAAACTGTGGATCTGTCAGCATTGGAAGACATTAGAGATATTGATGCCCTTGGGTTTCATGACATCTTTGAGATGGAACAATGTAACAGATTACACACTGAGTGCAAAGATTCATTTCCGATTGACTCGGACAAAGACTTGCTGTCGTACCCTCACCAGAGTGCCACATTTACATATCACAAAGGTGCTTTCACAAAAATTATTCCCAAAAGTAGGACAGAACCCATCATCCCCGGGTCTAGCTGGTCTGGTCCCATCGGGAGAGGGAGGGCTTTTGGGCCTTTTCAGTATGGCGATACCCAAGAGACACTGTCCAAGCAGATGTTAGCATGGGAGAATCTGCTTATCTCTCCAAAAACTCACTTCAAACCAATCAAGGAGAGTTTTTCGTCAGAGTCTCCCTTCGAGTGTGATGAGCACAGCAGTGCCCAAAGCAGCATTAAAAATGGTGAAACTTCCAATATAGACGTTGGGCATCAGGGAATCACTGACATCTATGGAGGGTACGGGGGACGTTTTGCACACAGTGCACCAGACGGTGCCAGTTTCCGACCCGATCCAAAACTTAAGTACTTCCTCAGTCAGTACACCCAGAGGTGGTCCACCGGAAGTGACGatgcagaaattgaaaattacacATCTCACATGCCCAGGCCAGAACTCCACAAGCAGGCCAACGTGGGCCCTGAAGCGACTGCTGTACTTGACACAGGAAAAATCAATGTGCTCGACAGCAAAGCAGGTGAAACAAAAGGAAATTTGCTTGTCAAACAGGCAAGCGTCGGAGGACTGTATGGCAATGATCAAGATATGAGTTTGCCAGAagatattgaaagtcattcatACAACGTTCCAGAGAGTACAGAATATCCCACAATGCCTTTGGAGTTTGAAGATCAAGTATGTCCTTTAATCTTACCATGTTGTCCAAGCCACAAGAAATTTATacaatgacaaatgaattatatGACCTTCTGATTGACCTTAGATTGACCTCAATGTATAGATCGGCCAAGCAATATTTTGACTATCAGGCATTCAATTGTACAATCCTGGTTACAAAAAACCTGATGACCTTAAAAGTCTATCTTGGTAATGCAAAAGATTGTGAATATTATGTGTCATTAATTGCTTTTCATGATGTTCATATACTTTAAATACTTTGTCACACAGATGTTTCCGTTTGAAGGAGACATTACCACCATGGAAGGGTCCTTCGACGCCAACCAGATGGTGTTTTCCTTTGATCTGGAGCGGGAATGGATGAAGGCAACTCACCCAGACATTTACAAAAAGAAGAAGCCCCGAAAAGGTGACAAAACAGTCTGAAATTGTAGAATATTGTCACTGCCAATTCCCAGTACAGTTCAAAACACTGACTTTTACCTCTAAACCGCCTAATATTACTATGTTATGACCACTCAAGATACTGACCATCTGCTATCAACTTTGAAGTTAATAGAATCAGTAATTGTAAGGTTCAGTGATTACAAGAATGTGACTTTCACACAACGATCACTATACATATATGCTTTGAAAGAATTTGTAGCAGGGCCTCATGACAATGTTGTGCTGTGCTGCAAATGACATCTTTACTGAAACAATTGGAATTTGATGGAGATATTCTCTGACCAGCAGTAGGGGTCCATAAAAGCATGAATTGGACAGCGATTGGATTCAGATTATCTTTTAATAGCAACAACTAAGGGAAAACACTGGTGTGCATTCACTTGTGAAAGGACAGCATAGTAAATCAAACCGAAATTCTCATCACTGTTCGAAACTTTTTATCATCCTTTCAACAGGCTATTCCAAAAAGCCATGTAGCTTTTACTTGGAAGGTAGCTGTCATCGTGCAGACTGTAAGTTTGCCCATGATCTCAGCAACATTACCTGTCGCTTTTGGGAAGAAGGTAGCTGCTTTAAAGGCATGGACTGCCCTTTTCTCCATGGTTATTCAAGGTAAGTTGAGCCAAAtggcattaaccctttgagtgctgtaatttttcccaccaaaattttggtgtaacattttactgagttttgcaaattttttgtaattctcttgataattttggatcaaaggGAAATAACTTTTCATCGACTacagctttttatcaaaatttttttggAAAGTCTGAAAACTTTATCTAAAAAAAGTTGTCTGCATTACATTTAATAAAGgtgacagaaattgactttggcactcaaagggttaaggttaAAAAGGTTGTTTGGTCATACCTTGATTTTATAGACATATAATGTATCTGATAGAACAGCATTTTTTGTAGTGTTCAACAGATCTTAAAAGTAGTGTGTGAATGCATTTCAAGCTATGTGTGCGGCAAATTTCCAAACCTGTTTAACTAAGCATTCTGTGGCTTCATGCCAACATTCTGAACAGTTACAGGATGAAGTTGgaggaattttgaaaatgtatttcccCTGTTTTCTGCAATGGTTCTTTATCTGGTATaccaaaattttctttcatctcAACTTTGAGTTATAAAGTTTGTATGAAGATATACGTATGTCGTTTTATTCCAACACACTACAGCATCCACAACAAGAGTTTTGTAGAGTAGGTTTTATTCCATAGatcaatgatactgaacattccACAAAATCAAAGATTTGGCTTACAGTGTAGGGCAACAGCATATTTTACAGGTGTCATGGTTTCCTACCAAATAATGCTGTATCATTTTACGGTACATGTACGCTAATTTGTAATAAATTATTACATATTTAATAGGTATACTAAAGAATGATATACCACCGGCATAATCTACTTAACTTTTTCCTTCAAGAGTGTGACCTTTCTTTGTTTCCATGTTCTCCTCCCACAGTGAGCAGGTAACTCCATGTGACAGCCAAGATGGCTCAAAACCCAACTCATTTACATTAGATACAGAAAATTTTCCAGAACTGCCAAAATCTTCAACGGTGAGTACGCGTGCATCTATCTCCTTTGATAGACAAGCAGTTATTGCTAAACGCTGCACTGGTACAATGTGTACCTGTttaagtaggtgtacatttagATACTGTGTGTACCTTGCACTGCAAGCTTTTCATATGAACAGGTCAATATATCATTCTTGTTTCCAAAATCTCGCATACCAGAAAAGTAAGTATGTTCTGTCTGTACATCAAAGTATACATACTGTCATTGTGTCACAACTTTCTATCAAAGGCCATTTCCCAATTTTGGCTTTCCCAGATCGATTGAGAACAATGTGTATAAACTACAGTTTACATCGTGATGTTTTTGCTTCTTCCAAAAAAATCTCTGCATATCATTTTATTGTTCTACACTTTTAGTTGGTCTGTGTATGTTCAGAGGCATGCTTGTAAGGTCACTTATCATTAACACCAAGCATTCCTATGGATGGGACTTTGACATCAAATTCTGACAGAAGGATACCTAGTTTTCCTACAGTATATATACTGTATCGTATACCGTATCATATGCAGGGTCCCTACACTCCTGgaaagtctttgaattttaaagccCCCTTGAAAGTCATGAAAAGTCCTGGACAATTGAGCATTCACCAACAATTTTCAAACATTACAAGATGTTTTGTAAAACTGTTGTGTAAAGTGATTTATAAACTTACCatttatattgtaaaaatgatattttgaaaatggtattttgggCCTCAAAAAGTCCTCGAAAATTActggaaaagtccttgaaagtccttgaattttaatgaCCTTGAGTGTATAGACCCTGCATATAGCAGATGACAAGGATTAGTCATATGTCATTACATTTATGATATAATTATGCGTTCTTCTCTATATTTGTTACCTACAATGCAGGACAAAAGTTCGTCTTCTACAGAGAGCACTCCCCCTGGTACACTGCGCAGAAGAGGCAAAGGCATGTTGAACAAGAACAACACCAAGCCAAACAAGAAACCATCACTCTATTCTTCCAAGCCAGGGGGAAGCCACAAGAAATCTTTACCTATTAATATTAATTACAAAAAGTAAAAcaagtttttttatatttttgaaaaaaaaaaatctatgtAAATACTACCCAGCCGATATTTTCTGTGATGTGCAGTGGTCACTGATGGACATTTAGCTGATAGCATACTTAAAAAGTCCTTCAGGTTTCAAGATTTAATTTTGAAGAAAGCTTGAAGTGTATTGCACTGGATTCATACGGTTGTTTCAAGCTGTATGCATCTCTGCCAGTTCCATGCAATCACAAGTTCATGGTCTTACACATAGATGTCCAGATGCCGGATAGATTTGGTATTTTTGAAGCCAACCTTTCATTTGGATAGAAATCCTTTTGCATGTCTAGTTTAAAGCAATATTAGGCTTCAATAGCGAAAGACaccaaaacgaaaaaaaaaacttacatccaaaaaaataaaataaaactcaagtttaaaaaaaacttacatGCAACATCAGaacaatgcaaaatgcaaaaaaatggcTGAAAAATAGAACATTAGTTCGAACATTAGTTCAGTTTTCATGCAATCTGCTCATCTACTGAGTTTACATTTTGCGTGACGTAGCATTTTTTGAACCAGCTGAATTGAAGACAAGAAGTGAAAGAAAGGGTCTCCTTCCATCTTACTCATTTTACTCATAGTGATGCATAAACATGACAGTTCAGTCAAAAACTTCTTGAGGGAAAGGCACCCATATCAAGAATGATAAGACAGACAGCTCCTTTTGCCATATGTGGTGCCGTTTAATATCCTTATGTTTTTACCCGGATATGAAGTCATGCCTCCCAGtgtattatttttgtattttcataagACCGACCCAGTAATCAGGTCCTTTATTCCCTCctggattttattttttaaatttttattctaGTGTCTATCGGCCATGGCCTCAGTGTTTCCATCGAGATAAATAGACTCTGTTTGCCCTCAAAAAAACTCTAGACAGTACTTCAGTTTGTTACCCTGGAGGATATTGTCATTATCAAACAAGGAAATTTGTGCATTGGCAGTTTTAATCCAGTGCTTTCATTATGTGAAAGCATCAATCAGGACTCAAGATTTCATTCACATTTTTGTGTCCGtttaactgattttttttttacttttgtgtctATTTCTACTGTGTTCATACGTGTGCCATTTTCCTCCTATGGTACCAGTAGCCAAGGAATTGTGTTTTTGTAtccagttatttgtttctccttAGTAACATAATGTAAAATAGTCTTGTCATGAGGAAGTTCTATCCCCATTACTTGTAAGTTTCTTTTGTGCTCTTTCTTTGAACGTCCTGTTGTACTATTTTGTGTTAGGCCTTATACTGACTCGGTCTCTCAGTGAGACTGTAATCTGTCCCTCCATTTGCCAGATACCTTAGCTGATCATTGCTGAACAGACAAAGATAATTCCGTTCAACTTTGTTTGTCAAGGACTCAGTTTTATGTTGCTATTACTAATGCATTACCCTTCCCCTATAAAGAAGtggacaaaaattaattttgaggcAAATCATGTTTAAGCAGCTCAAACAATTACTTACCGTACCCAGTCCCTGTGTCCTCAGTCAAacgttgagggcgctcttcacaacaaaaacacagagAGGCCTACCATTGATGTAGGGAATGCATATCTCTGTAGGACACTTAGAGACAACAGGGCCCACTTTGCCTGGCCTGACCTCTTTGTCACAGCATGGAGGTTTTTTAAGCATGGTCACAATGACTATTATATGGAACCCTATCGTGGTATGTCAGGAGAACGTGTTTGTTTATTCCTCCTTCCAGTGGTGCTTTATATCTGAGAAAGATTAAGGCAAAACACTGCTTTTTACTCCCAATTCATAAAACTGATCCAATGACAAGATGGATAAAGACTTATAGTACATTCACCTGCCACAGCAGGTTAGTTTTATGACATTTTACAGACCTAACGACAAATTTCTAACCAGAAATACTTCTGTTGTTgttatattttcactgaaacaaAAAATGCCTTTACACCTCAGATGTCTGAGCTGATTCAGAAAAAATGTCACTGTGAAAAGGAAAACTCAATAGCGGACCTTTTTTGCACTTCTTTGACTCTACAAACATCTATCCCGGAAATGTTTAGtgtcaaaaaaatacagaaaaaattaaacaaaaaccaaataaaaaacaaaaaaacttcaaaaaacaacaaaagcaaaagCAGACCATTCATTGTGATTACATTGTCTCCTTGTGAATGTAATGTGGTGTTTGGTGTGGAAATTGTCCATGCAACTCTCTCCACCCATACCCTTAGAGATAGTGATGTCAGTGAAATTTCTGCTGTAAACGAAAGGAAAAGACACCGAAGCACTTTTCTCAAGTACACAACAAAACAGCATTGGAAAATATgaacatattttatttcatcagTACTAGTGCCATGGATGATATGATGAAGTGTCAGAAAAGGCGCCACAGATTAGAATGGTTTTCAAACATTTAGATTATTAGGTGGCCCTGCTGgggttggggg of the Ptychodera flava strain L36383 chromosome 20, AS_Pfla_20210202, whole genome shotgun sequence genome contains:
- the LOC139120256 gene encoding uncharacterized protein KIAA0232-like isoform X1, with product MSLYTLPSVQSWLGHELEVRGIDAMIYTRYILSILQQDNLDVERELQQSPSRKEINVGKSRGKTQRRPRSVDVEELKKNTVVECLQSVADQECDIENLVEELCTRLKSLQAEQSAGNSLVPSHRDLHSCDSDSEYLDSPDNEAERYYEAFPALSEKTKLVPPEPVSLGSWATRCKGDSPGDKSPEGKPSRGGNKHRHESHNNNNNRHQTRKSKSASISRNSTTPTRHQRKFSLPDNTVRIDKSPVPCQPKYPLTKTAEESTVPKQDDRIKEKECASANNSSVGKENPSVTASSDAAEIGKCLGKNGTFDGLFVQATKEDLKWYTDPMGDIFTPTTKKSKLQTLYKLSDPSITARVEEDLNDTAQALVESLCQEAISEAMKSEHIAMQPQDVKEDVSSLVEDAESEKVTSPPGEELQVVVSDVDKAISDSVNAPKIDSIQWKIPDLGKEENTETLAANLEGLHSPGNTEEAKAQKVEEIAMERSEAETSPTVEDLFGAFRVNLAAIWDDRSPDIAGNEPTWTSPVTTESEQNQKNETLLSYRCLNDSVEQFSDEKAPVGNLKSPIEMLQYQDAATSRDTSVIASPDGDLQISDARSTGIDSMWPQTTSLYDSPEVNILESEEILNESDFQRTLNIDAPWHCINASASPFNHATNTPRENTDSSVWDVNNALWSTYDLETSLIQPPKFVNNNNMYRPDAEADRLQQQTGFIPGGVYGNISVKASAQLNVEDNHGSQSASPISKEIWESGSMDQHFPTSNRNSSRFVFAQEQTQPELEEVQSFDFGQRTTSRYHFARGRTPGETDCLENNSRAMEDGGMVEDALGDVCVPYDAETVDLSALEDIRDIDALGFHDIFEMEQCNRLHTECKDSFPIDSDKDLLSYPHQSATFTYHKGAFTKIIPKSRTEPIIPGSSWSGPIGRGRAFGPFQYGDTQETLSKQMLAWENLLISPKTHFKPIKESFSSESPFECDEHSSAQSSIKNGETSNIDVGHQGITDIYGGYGGRFAHSAPDGASFRPDPKLKYFLSQYTQRWSTGSDDAEIENYTSHMPRPELHKQANVGPEATAVLDTGKINVLDSKAGETKGNLLVKQASVGGLYGNDQDMSLPEDIESHSYNVPESTEYPTMPLEFEDQMFPFEGDITTMEGSFDANQMVFSFDLEREWMKATHPDIYKKKKPRKGYSKKPCSFYLEGSCHRADCKFAHDLSNITCRFWEEGSCFKGMDCPFLHGYSSEQVTPCDSQDGSKPNSFTLDTENFPELPKSSTDKSSSSTESTPPGTLRRRGKGMLNKNNTKPNKKPSLYSSKPGGSHKKSLPININYKK
- the LOC139120256 gene encoding uncharacterized protein KIAA0232-like isoform X2; translation: MECDIENLVEELCTRLKSLQAEQSAGNSLVPSHRDLHSCDSDSEYLDSPDNEAERYYEAFPALSEKTKLVPPEPVSLGSWATRCKGDSPGDKSPEGKPSRGGNKHRHESHNNNNNRHQTRKSKSASISRNSTTPTRHQRKFSLPDNTVRIDKSPVPCQPKYPLTKTAEESTVPKQDDRIKEKECASANNSSVGKENPSVTASSDAAEIGKCLGKNGTFDGLFVQATKEDLKWYTDPMGDIFTPTTKKSKLQTLYKLSDPSITARVEEDLNDTAQALVESLCQEAISEAMKSEHIAMQPQDVKEDVSSLVEDAESEKVTSPPGEELQVVVSDVDKAISDSVNAPKIDSIQWKIPDLGKEENTETLAANLEGLHSPGNTEEAKAQKVEEIAMERSEAETSPTVEDLFGAFRVNLAAIWDDRSPDIAGNEPTWTSPVTTESEQNQKNETLLSYRCLNDSVEQFSDEKAPVGNLKSPIEMLQYQDAATSRDTSVIASPDGDLQISDARSTGIDSMWPQTTSLYDSPEVNILESEEILNESDFQRTLNIDAPWHCINASASPFNHATNTPRENTDSSVWDVNNALWSTYDLETSLIQPPKFVNNNNMYRPDAEADRLQQQTGFIPGGVYGNISVKASAQLNVEDNHGSQSASPISKEIWESGSMDQHFPTSNRNSSRFVFAQEQTQPELEEVQSFDFGQRTTSRYHFARGRTPGETDCLENNSRAMEDGGMVEDALGDVCVPYDAETVDLSALEDIRDIDALGFHDIFEMEQCNRLHTECKDSFPIDSDKDLLSYPHQSATFTYHKGAFTKIIPKSRTEPIIPGSSWSGPIGRGRAFGPFQYGDTQETLSKQMLAWENLLISPKTHFKPIKESFSSESPFECDEHSSAQSSIKNGETSNIDVGHQGITDIYGGYGGRFAHSAPDGASFRPDPKLKYFLSQYTQRWSTGSDDAEIENYTSHMPRPELHKQANVGPEATAVLDTGKINVLDSKAGETKGNLLVKQASVGGLYGNDQDMSLPEDIESHSYNVPESTEYPTMPLEFEDQMFPFEGDITTMEGSFDANQMVFSFDLEREWMKATHPDIYKKKKPRKGYSKKPCSFYLEGSCHRADCKFAHDLSNITCRFWEEGSCFKGMDCPFLHGYSSEQVTPCDSQDGSKPNSFTLDTENFPELPKSSTDKSSSSTESTPPGTLRRRGKGMLNKNNTKPNKKPSLYSSKPGGSHKKSLPININYKK